The following coding sequences are from one Methanohalophilus halophilus window:
- a CDS encoding thioredoxin domain-containing protein yields MAQPIVYATDSTLMGIVKQKEPTLVMVFLPTCPHCRAIEPYFREYSKQYEDSVNFVMEIS; encoded by the coding sequence ATGGCCCAACCAATAGTTTATGCCACTGATAGTACACTGATGGGTATTGTTAAGCAGAAGGAACCGACCCTTGTCATGGTCTTCCTGCCCACATGTCCTCATTGCAGGGCTATTGAGCCTTATTTCAGAGAGTATTCAAAACAGTATGAGGATTCAGTTAATTTTGTGATGGAAATCTCATAA
- a CDS encoding MarR family transcriptional regulator: protein MSREEVENLFLQEKPTLALLTIWSLRKTYASVITKQINSTFAHTTKILSKMADMGLVQFTSEGRIKYVELTEYGVDVVTNLRDFIITLGENLPEKYRELVEAVEEEEESEGTELNRESKEILERIKKLRSKIEEIYGQLVEANASEDRIKLKLGPFSREIHMIGDTIENSEEPIHDDVLIAYGNTKDVFDKLLGRK from the coding sequence ATGTCCCGCGAAGAAGTAGAAAACCTGTTCCTTCAGGAAAAACCAACCCTGGCACTCCTTACTATATGGTCTCTTAGAAAGACGTACGCCTCTGTTATTACAAAACAAATAAATTCGACTTTTGCACATACTACAAAAATCCTTTCCAAGATGGCTGATATGGGACTTGTACAGTTCACATCTGAAGGTAGAATAAAATATGTAGAACTGACAGAATATGGTGTAGATGTAGTAACAAATCTCAGGGATTTTATTATAACACTCGGGGAGAATCTTCCTGAAAAGTACAGGGAACTGGTAGAAGCAGTTGAAGAGGAAGAAGAGAGTGAAGGAACGGAACTGAACAGGGAGTCCAAAGAAATATTGGAACGCATTAAAAAATTAAGAAGTAAGATAGAGGAAATCTACGGACAACTGGTAGAAGCAAACGCCAGTGAAGACCGGATTAAATTGAAATTGGGTCCTTTCAGCAGGGAAATACATATGATAGGGGATACAATTGAGAATTCAGAGGAACCTATACATGATGATGTCCTCATTGCCTATGGTAACACCAAAGATGTCTTCGATAAACTGCTGGGCAGAAAATAA
- a CDS encoding DUF2110 family protein yields the protein MQTELAIKVYSNTEQTLDAIAAKFADDLKDLDMKLEIGFSKNKWVTVDADGDDAEFAIHFLKEKYGTPVYEPVAGKKYRGYIQSIKEDKIVVDIGKKLSITASGLKNLGTGSPDQVATRFGLIPYIPVKVEIVNTNEGEQVRFTGQQADKLWEWKKASTDRIIVNSVTRSQLKSVLKKTGHSRDIYGTERLGIMEHCVICRETTDGPGIVAEIGPKLNADMGVIRSEK from the coding sequence ATGCAAACTGAACTGGCAATAAAAGTGTATTCAAATACAGAACAGACCCTTGATGCAATTGCTGCAAAATTCGCAGATGACCTCAAGGACCTTGACATGAAATTGGAAATAGGTTTTTCCAAAAATAAGTGGGTTACCGTAGATGCGGATGGAGATGATGCGGAATTTGCGATTCATTTCCTGAAGGAAAAATATGGCACACCAGTATATGAACCTGTAGCAGGGAAAAAATACCGTGGCTACATACAATCCATAAAAGAAGATAAAATCGTTGTAGACATTGGTAAAAAGCTTTCTATCACTGCGAGCGGACTGAAAAATCTGGGAACAGGCAGTCCGGACCAGGTAGCAACTCGTTTTGGTCTTATTCCATATATTCCTGTTAAAGTGGAAATTGTCAATACAAATGAAGGTGAACAGGTAAGGTTTACCGGCCAACAGGCCGATAAATTATGGGAATGGAAGAAAGCTTCCACGGACAGGATTATTGTAAATTCAGTTACACGTTCCCAGCTCAAGTCAGTGTTGAAAAAAACAGGCCACAGCAGGGATATTTATGGTACTGAAAGATTGGGAATTATGGAACATTGCGTAATATGCAGGGAAACTACGGATGGGCCGGGTATTGTTGCAGAGATCGGGCCAAAACTCAATGCTGATATGGGTGTAATCCGTTCAGAAAAGTAA
- a CDS encoding acyl-CoA thioesterase produces the protein MFTLTVTPRFGDIDGLRHVNNTVIPEWFEMGRNPIFRIFTPDLDLTPEKWRLIMARTEFDFLGEMYFDGDVEIRTYIARLGNSSFTIGHEAWQRDELKAKGKAVIVHYDFMEKKSMPIPPEIRTRLEEHLIEEQ, from the coding sequence ATGTTCACACTGACAGTTACTCCGCGTTTTGGAGATATTGATGGCCTGCGTCATGTAAATAATACTGTAATTCCCGAATGGTTCGAAATGGGGCGAAATCCCATATTCCGGATATTCACTCCCGATCTGGATCTCACTCCGGAAAAGTGGCGACTTATTATGGCTCGCACAGAATTCGATTTCCTGGGAGAGATGTATTTTGATGGGGATGTCGAAATACGCACCTATATTGCCCGCCTTGGTAATTCCTCTTTTACAATCGGGCATGAAGCCTGGCAAAGAGACGAATTAAAAGCAAAAGGAAAAGCTGTAATTGTACATTATGATTTCATGGAAAAGAAGTCTATGCCAATTCCACCTGAAATTCGAACAAGGCTCGAGGAACACTTGATAGAGGAACAGTAA
- a CDS encoding monomethylamine transporter — protein MILENKQTEANVDTVRYMSKLRQDALVVVALMGVLFFSESFIFYTIITTVWDSTPELSSIFPVYVLFLLLVLGIGTAACLRVYSSIKEHMYTFRYYD, from the coding sequence ATGATCTTGGAAAATAAACAAACAGAAGCAAATGTTGATACTGTAAGATACATGAGCAAACTACGACAGGATGCCCTTGTTGTGGTAGCGTTGATGGGTGTATTGTTCTTTTCAGAATCATTCATCTTCTACACCATAATTACCACGGTATGGGACAGTACACCCGAACTGTCGAGTATATTCCCGGTTTATGTACTGTTCTTGCTGCTGGTACTGGGTATCGGAACCGCGGCATGTCTAAGGGTGTATAGTTCTATAAAGGAACACATGTATACATTCAGGTATTATGACTGA
- a CDS encoding DUF2124 domain-containing protein, whose product MEILEKSEGIGALLKSFASLSRESQKIIFIGTPGFCTPFAEIAAYSLRKSSKQMGFVANTDIEKAKQLIPTDMGMQLGDTIDYHADTVVLLGGLAMPKIGVEPEELKKTLESIYEGSQKKLLIGICFQSIFEKQGWTDTLNFDYIIDSDMAVSLKKT is encoded by the coding sequence GTGGAAATACTTGAAAAATCCGAAGGAATCGGTGCATTGCTGAAAAGTTTTGCGTCCCTTTCCAGAGAATCGCAAAAAATCATCTTTATAGGAACTCCCGGGTTTTGTACTCCTTTTGCAGAAATTGCCGCTTATTCCCTGCGCAAAAGTTCCAAGCAGATGGGATTTGTAGCCAATACTGATATCGAAAAAGCAAAACAACTAATTCCCACGGATATGGGAATGCAACTCGGTGATACAATTGATTACCATGCTGATACCGTAGTGCTGCTTGGCGGGCTTGCCATGCCCAAAATCGGAGTGGAACCAGAGGAATTGAAAAAGACTCTTGAATCAATATATGAGGGCTCGCAAAAGAAACTGCTTATAGGCATCTGTTTCCAGTCGATATTTGAAAAACAGGGATGGACCGATACCCTGAATTTCGATTACATAATTGATTCGGATATGGCAGTGTCCTTGAAGAAGACATGA
- a CDS encoding helix-turn-helix domain-containing protein has translation MSVKNPLGEKISQLRQSREMSQEELAKASNNDVELIDKLENGDLVPSLTPLFNIARALGVRLGTFLDDAPQNGPVLVKSGKSKHVVRFSGKCSNCKESSLEFNSLAADKQDRHMEPFIIDVHPQKGEHPLSSHEGEEFIYVLEGDIEILYGKETYNLEAGDSIYYDSVVPHDLHAVDEDARIMAVVYTPY, from the coding sequence ATGTCTGTAAAAAACCCCCTTGGTGAAAAGATAAGCCAGCTCAGACAATCCAGGGAGATGTCACAGGAAGAACTGGCAAAAGCAAGTAACAACGATGTTGAACTGATAGATAAACTGGAAAATGGAGATCTTGTCCCTTCACTAACACCTCTTTTTAACATTGCAAGAGCCCTGGGTGTCCGACTCGGCACTTTTCTTGATGATGCACCCCAGAACGGCCCGGTGCTTGTAAAATCAGGCAAATCAAAACATGTTGTCCGCTTCTCCGGTAAATGTTCCAATTGCAAAGAGAGTTCACTTGAATTCAACTCACTGGCAGCTGACAAACAGGACCGCCATATGGAGCCTTTCATAATTGATGTACATCCACAAAAAGGAGAACATCCCCTATCATCCCATGAAGGAGAAGAATTCATTTATGTGCTGGAAGGCGATATTGAAATTCTCTACGGAAAAGAAACCTACAACCTTGAAGCCGGTGACAGTATCTATTACGATTCCGTAGTTCCCCACGACCTGCATGCGGTTGATGAAGATGCAAGAATAATGGCAGTTGTATACACACCCTACTAA
- a CDS encoding tRNA (guanine(10)-N(2))-dimethyltransferase — METRKITEGTTEVEVPSAAIEDKLPVNSPVFYNSHMELNRDITVAATSVFVKENFDFEERPPSEIDYVDAMAASGIRGLRIANEIGLRTTLNDWDTEACEFIEQNIKLNDLSGIAETSCRNANSLLHEKRFNIVDLDPFGSPAPYLDAASRSAVHLLEVTATDTAPLCGAHLNSGIRKYGAVALNNEYHSEMGLRILLGSIARHLARHEKGMEVLLSHATRHYVRGYVGIKSGAKNADRTLKELGYVTHCGNCSYREWKKGYSVFMEQTCPECGTEMKSGGLLWLGKLHDRIFCSKVMEELEKRPIGKKKKACKIIQACLDELDIPFFYDQHRLCKQLSVAAPRIEKTIDDLRDKGYEASRTHFSGMSFKTNAPLSVIKSILSNMY; from the coding sequence ATGGAAACAAGAAAAATAACTGAAGGGACCACCGAAGTGGAGGTTCCTTCCGCTGCTATTGAAGACAAACTGCCTGTAAATTCACCGGTTTTCTATAATTCTCATATGGAACTTAACCGGGATATTACTGTGGCAGCAACTTCTGTTTTTGTTAAGGAAAATTTCGATTTTGAAGAAAGGCCTCCTTCAGAGATCGATTATGTGGATGCAATGGCAGCCTCCGGAATCAGGGGGTTGCGCATAGCAAATGAGATAGGTCTCAGGACGACACTTAATGACTGGGATACAGAGGCCTGTGAGTTTATTGAACAAAACATAAAACTCAATGACCTTTCCGGCATTGCTGAAACATCCTGTAGAAATGCAAATTCTCTTCTCCATGAAAAACGATTCAATATCGTGGATCTGGACCCTTTTGGAAGTCCTGCTCCCTATCTGGATGCTGCCAGTCGCTCTGCTGTACACTTGCTGGAGGTTACAGCTACTGACACTGCTCCTCTTTGCGGGGCTCACCTGAATTCCGGTATTCGTAAGTACGGTGCAGTTGCACTTAACAATGAATATCACAGTGAAATGGGATTGCGGATACTGCTGGGGTCTATTGCCCGTCATCTGGCACGCCATGAAAAAGGAATGGAAGTATTGCTCTCTCACGCCACGCGTCATTATGTCAGGGGTTATGTAGGGATTAAAAGCGGGGCTAAAAACGCTGATCGGACACTTAAGGAGCTGGGTTATGTCACACATTGTGGCAATTGTAGTTACCGTGAATGGAAAAAAGGCTACTCTGTTTTCATGGAACAAACATGTCCGGAATGTGGGACTGAAATGAAATCCGGAGGCCTTCTCTGGCTTGGAAAGTTACATGACAGGATTTTTTGTTCCAAGGTCATGGAAGAACTTGAAAAAAGACCAATTGGCAAGAAGAAAAAAGCCTGTAAAATAATCCAGGCCTGTCTGGATGAACTTGATATCCCCTTCTTTTATGATCAGCACAGGCTATGCAAACAGCTCTCTGTGGCAGCTCCACGTATTGAAAAGACCATTGATGACCTGAGAGATAAGGGGTATGAGGCAAGCAGGACACATTTCAGCGGGATGTCCTTTAAGACCAATGCCCCTCTAAGTGTGATAAAGTCAATTCTTTCCAATATGTATTGA
- a CDS encoding class I SAM-dependent methyltransferase, with product MEENFAVMVPARDTEKVRSKLQSRGLLDRNRKLVSRIVAGENFVEIPVTDVVSGYEVKRQEQPQFYRQQMSLKKRLTGKMNPEELEIIPSGWQILGNIIVVTIPEKIMYRGVEIAEELLNMYPSCDTVIRDLGINGSLRQPKRQLVSGNTTETIHKENGCYFKLDVTEVMYSKGNLREKNRMSKLGGGETVVDMFAGIGYFSLPMAVHSQPEQIYSIELNQISFGYLKDNVILNNVQHIVQTLHGNCAEVTPKGVADRVIMGYVGGTADYLPAAIGALSKKGGILHFHEALAENLMFDRPIGQIKKAAKRQGRNVEIMECRSIKKYSPGVWHVVVDARIW from the coding sequence ATGGAAGAAAATTTTGCAGTAATGGTACCTGCCAGGGATACTGAAAAAGTAAGATCTAAACTACAATCCAGGGGTTTGCTGGATAGAAACCGAAAATTAGTATCTCGCATTGTTGCAGGTGAAAACTTTGTCGAAATTCCAGTCACGGATGTTGTTAGTGGTTATGAAGTTAAACGGCAGGAACAACCGCAGTTCTATCGTCAACAGATGAGTCTGAAAAAGAGGCTTACCGGGAAAATGAATCCTGAGGAACTGGAAATAATTCCTTCCGGCTGGCAAATCCTTGGAAACATTATAGTAGTTACCATTCCTGAAAAAATAATGTATAGGGGAGTGGAAATTGCTGAAGAATTACTGAATATGTATCCCTCCTGTGACACAGTTATAAGGGATTTGGGTATCAATGGCAGTTTACGGCAACCAAAAAGACAGCTTGTGAGTGGTAATACCACAGAAACAATACACAAAGAGAATGGCTGTTATTTCAAACTTGATGTGACAGAGGTTATGTATTCCAAAGGCAACCTCAGGGAAAAAAACAGGATGAGTAAACTGGGTGGTGGGGAAACCGTTGTTGATATGTTTGCTGGAATTGGTTATTTCAGTCTCCCCATGGCAGTGCATTCCCAACCTGAACAAATATACTCTATTGAACTGAACCAGATCTCTTTTGGCTACCTCAAAGACAATGTCATATTGAATAATGTGCAACATATTGTACAAACCCTGCATGGCAACTGTGCTGAAGTTACACCTAAAGGAGTTGCTGATAGGGTAATCATGGGATATGTGGGAGGAACAGCGGATTATTTGCCTGCTGCAATTGGTGCATTAAGTAAAAAAGGGGGTATATTGCATTTTCATGAAGCACTGGCTGAAAATTTAATGTTTGATAGGCCGATTGGGCAGATTAAAAAGGCAGCAAAAAGGCAGGGGAGAAATGTGGAGATTATGGAGTGTCGCAGTATCAAAAAATATTCCCCGGGCGTCTGGCATGTTGTCGTGGACGCACGTATATGGTAA
- a CDS encoding methyltransferase cognate corrinoid protein, whose translation MGKQEMYDKLRDAIVNQDINGAGPLVQEALDAGLTPFEIINDGLSVGMKIIGDRFEAAEVYLPQIMMSAKAMKAAMEILDPILAEDETAESVGTCIKFVQEGDIHDIGHRLVATMLGANGFTVIDMGVDVPNDKVIEEVAAHKGEKLMLSGSALMTTSMLGQKDVMRLLEEEGLRDSVKVMFGGAPVTDSWIKEIGADATAENAAEAANVALELMKK comes from the coding sequence ATGGGAAAACAGGAAATGTATGATAAACTCAGAGATGCGATTGTCAACCAGGACATCAATGGTGCTGGCCCCCTCGTCCAGGAAGCCCTGGATGCAGGTTTAACTCCTTTTGAGATCATCAACGATGGTCTATCTGTCGGTATGAAGATCATCGGTGACAGATTCGAAGCCGCCGAAGTCTACCTTCCCCAGATAATGATGTCTGCCAAGGCCATGAAAGCCGCCATGGAAATTCTTGATCCAATCCTTGCAGAGGATGAAACTGCAGAATCTGTCGGAACCTGCATCAAGTTCGTTCAGGAAGGTGACATCCATGATATCGGTCACAGGCTTGTTGCAACCATGCTCGGTGCAAACGGTTTCACCGTTATCGACATGGGTGTTGACGTACCCAACGACAAGGTCATCGAAGAAGTAGCAGCCCACAAAGGCGAGAAACTTATGCTCTCCGGCTCTGCCCTTATGACCACTTCCATGCTCGGCCAGAAAGACGTCATGCGTCTGCTTGAAGAAGAAGGTCTCCGTGACTCTGTAAAAGTAATGTTCGGTGGTGCTCCAGTCACAGATTCCTGGATTAAGGAAATCGGTGCTGACGCAACAGCAGAAAACGCAGCAGAAGCAGCCAATGTGGCTCTTGAATTAATGAAAAAATAA
- a CDS encoding APC family permease: MTDEITKDPLEESTGLVKTLRPYHVWALGVGIVLVGEYMGWNFTVAKGGILGSLLALLVAGTMYLMVSLCASELGASTKSAGGPYDWARLFVGPGAAALVGLAVYMEYIALEAADAIVVASIAESIFPEIQVFPVTLLVITFLTFMNYRGVVAALNLNFALTFTAFAAILVFFAMNVTGFGGVWNPGNLISGAIPNGFIGIFAALQFGPWFYLGIEGAAMSAEECKHPSRAVPLGQQAGMITLLLAAGMTLYVCSGLIPTEQLGVSVYPLYEAATNSGVQLLVVLLAIGTLFTCLASANGTICDSSRSWYALSKDQFLTPWFSAVHPKYRTPYRAVIFTMPIAIAFAFSGFLDQVITFSITSGLVCYVMIPFSLIRFRKMFPQHSNKVRPFVGPLQPWIAYFTIFLALVIMSTLQWGYRYNLIFGLLFYAIAYFYFNWRYRSLESTHDWGEEMGWPEPVRT; the protein is encoded by the coding sequence ATGACAGATGAAATTACTAAAGATCCCTTGGAAGAATCCACCGGCCTTGTCAAGACACTAAGACCATACCATGTATGGGCACTTGGTGTCGGGATTGTGCTGGTGGGTGAATATATGGGATGGAACTTTACAGTTGCCAAAGGTGGTATATTGGGTTCCCTTTTGGCATTACTTGTTGCCGGTACTATGTATTTGATGGTTTCTCTGTGTGCAAGTGAACTAGGTGCATCTACCAAAAGTGCAGGTGGGCCTTATGACTGGGCACGTTTATTCGTAGGTCCCGGTGCAGCAGCGCTGGTTGGACTTGCTGTTTATATGGAATACATCGCTCTGGAAGCCGCAGATGCCATTGTTGTGGCATCAATAGCAGAATCAATATTCCCGGAGATACAGGTATTCCCGGTCACGCTTTTAGTGATCACTTTCCTGACATTTATGAATTACAGGGGGGTTGTGGCAGCGCTTAATCTTAACTTTGCACTGACCTTTACTGCATTCGCGGCAATCCTTGTGTTCTTTGCCATGAATGTAACAGGTTTTGGAGGTGTCTGGAATCCGGGTAACTTAATATCCGGTGCTATTCCAAATGGATTTATAGGTATCTTTGCTGCACTGCAATTTGGTCCCTGGTTCTATCTGGGTATAGAAGGAGCGGCTATGAGTGCCGAAGAATGCAAACATCCTTCCAGGGCAGTACCTCTGGGTCAGCAGGCAGGGATGATCACTCTTTTGCTTGCAGCCGGTATGACTCTGTATGTATGTTCCGGACTTATACCAACCGAGCAGCTTGGTGTATCCGTATATCCACTATATGAGGCAGCTACTAACAGTGGTGTGCAATTGCTTGTAGTACTCCTTGCAATCGGTACTCTCTTTACATGCCTTGCAAGTGCCAACGGTACTATTTGTGACTCATCCAGATCATGGTATGCCCTTTCAAAAGACCAATTCCTTACACCATGGTTCTCTGCTGTACATCCGAAATATAGAACACCTTACAGGGCTGTTATTTTCACCATGCCAATTGCGATTGCGTTTGCATTCAGTGGTTTCCTGGATCAAGTTATTACATTTTCGATAACATCCGGACTTGTATGTTATGTGATGATTCCATTTTCCCTGATTCGTTTCAGGAAAATGTTCCCGCAGCACAGCAACAAAGTGCGTCCATTCGTTGGTCCGTTGCAACCCTGGATTGCATATTTCACAATATTCCTGGCACTTGTGATCATGTCAACCCTGCAGTGGGGATACAGGTATAACCTGATATTTGGCCTGTTGTTCTATGCGATTGCGTATTTCTATTTCAACTGGAGATACCGCAGCCTGGAATCTACTCATGATTGGGGTGAAGAGATGGGCTGGCCCGAACCAGTGAGGACATAA
- the mch gene encoding methenyltetrahydromethanopterin cyclohydrolase, which yields MISVNEKGLAIIDEMLDWEDEINVESKQLENGATIIDCGVNAQGGYDAGMYLSRLCLADLAEITYTKFNLDGLPVPAIQVVTDHPTIACMGSQYAGWRISVGKFFGMGSGPARALGLKPKELYQEIDYKDDAEAAVLVMESGKLPDEEVVEYIAKHCSVDPENVYIAVAPTASIAGSVQISARIVETGIHKMESVGFDINTIKSGFGVAPIAPIVGDDTKCMGSTNDCVIYCGETYYTVDYGQDDLEEYVKKTPSTTSRDFGKPFYTTFKEAEFDFFKVDAGMFAPARITVNDVASKKSYTAGRINPGILLESFGIKEV from the coding sequence GTGATTAGTGTTAATGAAAAGGGACTTGCAATAATTGATGAAATGCTGGACTGGGAAGATGAGATCAATGTCGAATCCAAACAGCTCGAAAATGGCGCCACAATAATTGATTGTGGAGTCAATGCCCAGGGTGGCTATGACGCAGGTATGTATCTCTCACGCCTCTGTCTTGCCGATCTTGCAGAAATTACTTACACCAAATTCAACCTTGACGGACTCCCGGTGCCTGCGATTCAGGTCGTAACCGATCATCCCACAATCGCTTGCATGGGCTCCCAGTATGCCGGCTGGAGAATTTCCGTTGGCAAATTCTTCGGAATGGGTTCAGGTCCTGCACGTGCCCTTGGACTCAAACCAAAGGAACTTTACCAGGAAATCGATTACAAGGATGATGCCGAAGCTGCTGTGCTTGTAATGGAATCTGGAAAACTCCCGGATGAGGAAGTCGTAGAATATATAGCCAAACACTGCAGCGTTGATCCGGAAAATGTCTATATCGCAGTGGCACCTACTGCATCCATCGCAGGTTCTGTCCAGATATCTGCCCGTATTGTGGAGACAGGCATCCACAAAATGGAATCCGTAGGTTTTGATATCAACACAATTAAGAGTGGTTTCGGTGTGGCACCAATAGCACCTATTGTTGGTGACGATACAAAATGCATGGGTTCAACCAATGACTGCGTAATCTACTGTGGGGAAACCTACTATACAGTGGACTACGGACAGGATGATCTTGAGGAATATGTCAAAAAGACACCATCCACAACTTCCAGGGACTTTGGTAAACCTTTCTATACAACATTCAAAGAAGCAGAATTCGACTTTTTCAAAGTAGATGCAGGCATGTTTGCCCCGGCAAGAATTACCGTAAACGATGTTGCATCCAAAAAATCATACACTGCAGGACGTATCAATCCCGGCATCCTGCTCGAATCCTTTGGAATCAAGGAGGTATAA
- a CDS encoding V4R domain-containing protein, which translates to MNATNRTALFATNNGFIAINGAVKLQIMDLLDKRPCTFDEIVQTTGKAKSTVSVHLNDLKKANLLRESVDTLDRRKKNYNLSSKYVACSQKPLDTHYYHSLENFSSTFSSETDFFQNVFCAFKAGFEAQGIDHNPIVKHIGSDIGTQIANTFEQGDFLDSLEEVRSFWKCYKLGKVQIEDTDPLTIKVKDCFECMSMPVLGHPICSFDEGMLEGILYKITGERPSIKETECYATGDNHCLFIKL; encoded by the coding sequence ATGAACGCTACGAACCGCACGGCCCTTTTTGCTACCAATAATGGTTTCATTGCAATTAACGGTGCCGTTAAATTGCAGATAATGGATTTACTGGACAAAAGGCCATGTACCTTTGATGAAATAGTCCAAACTACAGGGAAAGCCAAATCCACTGTATCAGTACATCTTAACGATCTTAAAAAAGCAAACCTATTGCGGGAATCAGTAGACACGTTGGATAGACGAAAAAAGAATTATAATTTATCCTCAAAATACGTAGCTTGTTCACAAAAACCACTGGATACTCACTACTACCACAGCCTGGAAAATTTCTCAAGCACATTTTCCAGTGAAACTGATTTTTTCCAGAACGTTTTCTGCGCTTTCAAAGCAGGCTTTGAAGCCCAGGGCATTGATCACAATCCTATCGTCAAACACATAGGAAGTGACATCGGCACACAAATAGCAAATACTTTTGAGCAAGGAGATTTCCTTGACAGCCTTGAAGAGGTGCGCTCTTTCTGGAAATGCTATAAACTGGGAAAGGTACAGATCGAAGATACAGATCCTCTTACTATCAAAGTAAAAGATTGTTTTGAATGTATGTCAATGCCTGTTCTTGGTCACCCTATATGCTCTTTTGATGAAGGAATGCTGGAAGGTATCCTATACAAGATCACCGGTGAGAGGCCTTCAATAAAAGAAACAGAGTGTTATGCAACAGGGGATAACCATTGCCTTTTCATCAAGTTATGA
- a CDS encoding response regulator codes for MKNSRILVVEDEAIVAMVIKRRLKDLGYIVSGVASTGKDAITKVEGTFPDLVLMDIRLKGDMDGIEATKIIKDRFSLPVVYLTAHSDDVTFKKAKETDPDGYILKPFTEKDLRTTIEIALHKFQKEREN; via the coding sequence TTGAAAAATTCAAGAATACTGGTTGTAGAGGATGAAGCTATTGTGGCAATGGTAATAAAACGCCGTTTGAAAGACCTGGGTTATATTGTTTCTGGCGTTGCTTCTACGGGAAAGGATGCTATTACTAAGGTAGAAGGGACTTTCCCGGATTTGGTGCTTATGGATATCAGGCTTAAAGGGGACATGGATGGTATTGAAGCAACCAAAATAATCAAAGATAGATTTTCTCTTCCGGTGGTTTATCTTACAGCCCATTCGGATGATGTAACTTTTAAGAAAGCCAAAGAAACAGATCCTGATGGATACATATTGAAACCTTTTACTGAAAAGGACTTGCGTACTACCATTGAGATCGCTCTTCACAAATTCCAAAAAGAAAGAGAGAATTGA
- a CDS encoding cupredoxin domain-containing protein → MKKIIILLIVISLLGLGCTTQDTPDQDEQVPVNGEDNQSDEDNQTDEDVNGEENVSEPDDTELEDYTPREYRVLLRNYNAIPRSLEINRTDTVIWRNEQSDPKRLFTIKSEEGLWDDQKLAFGKTFRYTFNETGQFKAYVPPWNGMNVTITVK, encoded by the coding sequence ATGAAAAAAATAATCATACTTTTAATTGTGATATCCCTGCTGGGATTGGGCTGTACAACCCAGGATACTCCGGATCAGGACGAGCAGGTTCCAGTAAATGGTGAGGATAATCAGTCAGATGAAGATAACCAAACAGATGAAGATGTGAATGGAGAAGAAAATGTAAGTGAACCCGATGATACGGAATTGGAGGATTATACTCCGCGGGAATACAGAGTTCTTTTGAGAAACTACAATGCAATTCCTAGATCACTGGAAATAAACAGGACAGATACGGTTATCTGGAGAAATGAACAATCCGATCCCAAGAGACTTTTCACAATCAAAAGTGAAGAAGGCCTTTGGGATGACCAGAAGTTGGCTTTTGGCAAAACATTCCGCTATACATTCAATGAAACCGGCCAATTCAAAGCCTATGTTCCTCCCTGGAATGGTATGAATGTGACAATTACGGTTAAATAA